One Chromobacterium paludis genomic window carries:
- a CDS encoding H-NS histone family protein: MDLSKYDFTELVALKADVENEIKRREVEEKSKAKKQILELARAYGLSVEEVLSKAVAVRKPVEAKYRDPKNPEQTWTGRGRKPAWVQAWVDSGKSLEDLMI; this comes from the coding sequence ATGGATCTGTCGAAGTATGATTTTACCGAGCTGGTTGCGCTTAAGGCCGATGTCGAGAACGAAATCAAGCGTCGCGAAGTGGAAGAAAAATCCAAGGCGAAGAAGCAGATTCTCGAACTGGCCCGCGCTTATGGCCTGAGCGTGGAAGAAGTGCTGAGCAAGGCGGTAGCCGTGCGCAAGCCGGTTGAAGCCAAGTATCGCGACCCGAAGAACCCGGAGCAGACTTGGACTGGCCGTGGCCGCAAGCCGGCTTGGGTGCAAGCTTGGGTCGACAGCGGCAAGTCGCTGGAAGATCTGATGATCTGA